The DNA region tgctgctgctgctgctgctgagtgatATCTGGGGTACGGTCCCGGCCTGTAAGCCTGCAGCTCGGGGGGGTAATGCATGAACTGAGAGGCGACGTTTGCCTGGCAGGCGTGAGCGAGCGCGTCCTGCACGGTCCTCTTCAGCTTCATCCGCCTGTTCTGGAACCAGTTTCTGATCTGGAAACGGAGGAAAAGTCTcaatataacaaacatttttcactattttctgataataaattaatagttttagtcatttttgaagCAAAAATGGAAGAATATAACaagtttcagcttcttaaatgtgaagatttgctgatTTTCTATTTCATATATGATGGTAAACTAATACTTTTGGATTTTTGGACACAAAAAAGGATATTTTAATCCTGTAATTGTGGGAAGTTATAACAaacatttctcacttttttcAGAAAGTTTATAGACTAAAAAAATCATTGATTGCAAcagtaattataatatataagatCATCACACTGATATGAGCCATTTAGCAGCAAGATAAGCTATTTTGCTTTCACACTTTAGATGCATTTTACTGATAAAACTTCTTTATTCTACTTTAACTGCAGGAGTTTTACTGCTATTTATTAGCCTAAAAGTTGCTGTGATAGCTCCTGAGCATTTCTAGCACTTTCCTTTCATCCACCAGTCTTTGTGGACAACATGTTGTGAGCGAGGGTCACAACATCTGCTAACAATAAGCATATTTGTGTGATGGGGGGTTATTAAGTAGCTGGTGTCTTCACACACTTATAACAGACAggttcagacacacacacacagagagacacacacaccacatgcaCTCACAACATGAGAGGGCAGTGAGCCAGCGGCAGGAATAGACTGTCAGCAGGGGTTTACTTGGCAGGCAGAGCACTGTCTAGTTTAGTAAGCACAACACATCTTTCGAAATAGACCATCTCAGTTCACAACACAGATTTTCAGACATTATCTCCAGGGACTTTTAGAAATTATTTTCCTCAAAACCCCAAATCTCTTTTGTGCACGCGACTTAAACAATTGATAACATTTTAAGAAACTTACAGGCTGTCAGGAAATGGCTGTGGATACCATTAATAATTACATCTACATAAAGCCTGATTCATTTTTTAGAGAGAAATCGCAGGGTCTTAATATGATTGGCAAATAGTGCAAAGTACAATAATGTAAAGAAATTAAGCATACcttgtgctttattttttatttgctggTTCAATACAATGTATTTGACTTTATACATGCATAATAATGCTCCTTTACCTAAAAAATACTGATTCAGGAACTATAAGGAATGTATAATAGAGTTGTAAGGTCAACCTTCCTCCTGTATCCTCAGGAAGTGCATGGCAGGATATTGACAACTGACACCTTTTCTGCTTTACATCGGCGTAGTCCTGCTTCACACTCACTCATGGTCTGTGTGGCTGCAGTTGCATCCTCCccaacacgaacacacacattaaatccTGGGGTTGAACACTCTGCAGAGTCCTTACAGCGGCACTTATTTGTTTGATCTGTACAAAGATGATTGAGATGGATttgcaaataatgattattatagAGTGTATGTGCTTGTTTCAACCTTGAGTTTTCCTACCATCACAGGTTTCCCACATCTGACAGTTGGTACAGTCTGTAGTTGTAGTTATGTTGCGCAGTGGCCACTTGCAGGTGCTGTCCTCTGCTATTATGTGGTTCTTCTTCAGACACTGCAGTGCATGCAATTTGCACNNNNNNNNNNNNNNNNNNNNNNNNNNNNNNNNNNNNNNNNNNNNNNNNNNNNNNNNNNNNNNNNNNNNNNNNNNNNNNNNNNNNNNNNNNNNNNNNNNNNNNNNNNNNNNNNNNNNNNNNNNNNNNNNNNNNNNNNNNNNNNNNNNNNNNNNNNNNNNNNNNNNNNNNNNNNNNNNNNNNNNNNNNNNNNNNNNNNNNNNATTTTTTCATATTATGAAGAAATGTTGCAAAAGAAGTTaagtaaaatgttctttttttatccgATGGTACTGATTATAGCtctattaaataataaaataaaataacagtgagtttattcacatttaacttaaaactgaaacaatctttcactttaactttaaaagagcttttgttgttgttgttcataaCTGCATCAAACATGCAACCCTCCTTTAAAAGCTGAGCTAAAAACAAGCATCTTTTCAGCttaaacacatcattttttcctttttaaattgcctttaaaaataatttaattgtgtgtgtttagctcgttttaataatttaattgttaTGCTGTTGTTTACTCTCTTGATTCTTAACTTATTCCTGTATTTTATTACTGTATTACTCTTTATTCTTATAGGAAAACACTTTGAAGTACTTGCACTGTATAAACTGTgtcaatataaacacattttaatagatttattttatgttttttggacTGATTAAAAAGTCTCCCTGCGACTTTCAGTGTGGTATAAAAACGAAgagcttcattcattcattcattcataaaacaaaataaaacattgcttGTAATCCAGACAGAAGTAACATTTTAACAGAGTTGATATAactatttaacccttacatacagttcaggatctaatttgacccagttttacatttaaaagaaaggaaaaaaaaacaacctaaaaccTGTCAATTTAGCCAGAAAAGATGACTtgtcctaatgtgacccagaatatacaaaaatggaaataattcaacatttttgtgcagctaaatacacatttttcttgagTGTTTGACaccattatttattaaaaaaaatatcaaaaaactaCCTatcaaaaaatactgtttattcacatttaatgtaattaaatgaaattatattacGTTGGACCAACATATAATGTGATTGcgatgttttttctccatcaacaaaaagcataaaaacagaaGACTACACTCTTTCTgctctattatatatatatagatatataaggAGGATCTTGTGAAATgccagaatatgagcagtatgtaagggttaaaaagcaTATAAACCTCATTTCTGTGCAGCAGTTTGACTCAATAATGTGATTTTGGACGATAACAGAAGTTTACAACGCAGAGAATCAGATATATTACACTTTAAATTTAgcaatctgttaaaaaaaaaaacgctgaaTATCACTAAATTGATCCTTCAGTGTGACACAAAGCTGCAGCAAACTTAACTTGAGTATCTGTGCTGCTGAAATGGATTCCCTCTATGCAGATCAAGGCGGTGATGACGCCCCAATAATCAATTGATCTCCGCTGCTGGCAGTCTCCAGCAGTTGCCCGCCCCGTCTGTAACACAGTCAGTTAAGGCCTCTTCCCCTGTCCTATTGATCCCCTATCAACCTCATCAAAGGCTGCCTGGGctttgatgaggaggaggagggggggggcagtaGGACCTGTACTGGTGGACGATCAGGCGCTGCGACTCCCCTCCCCGTCAaatatgtagagagagagagagagagagagaagagagagaggagagagaaaacagagagaaagagagagagagagagacagagagagagggagagagagagagagagagggagagataaagagagagagagagggagagataaagagaga from Scomber scombrus chromosome 15, fScoSco1.1, whole genome shotgun sequence includes:
- the ved gene encoding ventrally expressed dharma/bozozok antagonist, with amino-acid sequence MFVILRLFLRFQIRNWFQNRRMKLKRTVQDALAHACQANVASQFMHYPPELQAYRPGPYPRYHSAAAAAAAAGQEAPAAASYVHPHSLQYSSALPLDSFYQYSSLPGVILPSSNQLTHYPTYPQYY